In a single window of the Ooceraea biroi isolate clonal line C1 chromosome 8, Obir_v5.4, whole genome shotgun sequence genome:
- the LOC105275630 gene encoding uncharacterized protein LOC105275630 isoform X2, with translation MQKPLRELGQLCLNAGGPNNVVVAEVCNETRGLPLLQVWPSESPRAESNGQAQAFLFPDVQESVNDSGIESIQASPSPCGATCNSPATTPQQSRRASLLHPDHARLQLSYLHHNHHSTGLKSPPSPDRTSVDEDQEDRPPSPTSSTTSSLRSMPSSAIVSMNSQDRRRSSSRYSMFDALDLEYALLRAAARGSVGPYSLSESLHKLTFTQSLAFPALARGLASKQSMPTRRPQQHTESGMNAFAKVVTALVLMLVSVLVFGVVYKFAKT, from the exons atgcag AAGCCACTGAGAGAGCTGGGCCAATTGTGCCTCAATGCTGGGGGACCGAACAACGTTGTTGTCGCCGAAGTGTGCAACGAGACGCGCGGCCTTCCTCTTCTTCAAGTATGGCCCAGCGAGTCGCCCAGAGCCGAGAGCAACGGACAGGCTCAAGCCTTTCTGTTCCCAGACGTGCAGGAAAGCGTCAACGACAGCGGCATCGAGTCCATTCAG GCATCGCCGTCGCCATGCGGTGCTACGTGCAACAGTCCGGCGACGACGCCGCAGCAATCGCGACGCGCCAGCCTGCTGCATCCGGATCACGCGCGGCTGCAACTGTCCTACCTTCATCACAACCACCATAGCACTGGATTAAAGAGCCCACCGTCACCGGACAGAACGTCCGTGGACGAGGATCAGGAGGACCGACCACCGAGTCCTACCAGCTCGACCACCAGCAGCCTACGATCGATGCCAAGCTCGGCGATCGTGTCGATGAATTCCCAGGACAGGAGACGCAGCAGCAG CAGGTACAGCATGTTCGATGCTCTGGATCTGGAATACGCCCTGCTGAGAGCTGCGGCCCGTGGATCTGTGGGCCCGTATTCCCTATCGGAGTCCCTGCACAAGCTGACCTTCACCCAGAGCCTGGCATTTCCTGCCCTGGCACGCGGTCTCGCCTCCAAACAAAGCATGCCAACCAGAAGACCTCAGCAGCACACCGAAAGCGGGATGAACGCGTTCGCCAAGGTGGTGACCGCGCTGGTGCTGATGCTGGTGAGCGTGCTGGTGTTCGGTGTGGTCTACAAGTTCGCCAAGACGTGA
- the LOC105275630 gene encoding uncharacterized protein LOC105275630 isoform X3: protein MQQKPLRELGQLCLNAGGPNNVVVAEVCNETRGLPLLQVWPSESPRAESNGQAQAFLFPDVQESVNDSGIESIQASPSPCGATCNSPATTPQQSRRASLLHPDHARLQLSYLHHNHHSTGLKSPPSPDRTSVDEDQEDRPPSPTSSTTSSLRSMPSSAIVSMNSQDRRRSSRYSMFDALDLEYALLRAAARGSVGPYSLSESLHKLTFTQSLAFPALARGLASKQSMPTRRPQQHTESGMNAFAKVVTALVLMLVSVLVFGVVYKFAKT, encoded by the exons atgcag CAGAAGCCACTGAGAGAGCTGGGCCAATTGTGCCTCAATGCTGGGGGACCGAACAACGTTGTTGTCGCCGAAGTGTGCAACGAGACGCGCGGCCTTCCTCTTCTTCAAGTATGGCCCAGCGAGTCGCCCAGAGCCGAGAGCAACGGACAGGCTCAAGCCTTTCTGTTCCCAGACGTGCAGGAAAGCGTCAACGACAGCGGCATCGAGTCCATTCAG GCATCGCCGTCGCCATGCGGTGCTACGTGCAACAGTCCGGCGACGACGCCGCAGCAATCGCGACGCGCCAGCCTGCTGCATCCGGATCACGCGCGGCTGCAACTGTCCTACCTTCATCACAACCACCATAGCACTGGATTAAAGAGCCCACCGTCACCGGACAGAACGTCCGTGGACGAGGATCAGGAGGACCGACCACCGAGTCCTACCAGCTCGACCACCAGCAGCCTACGATCGATGCCAAGCTCGGCGATCGTGTCGATGAATTCCCAGGACAGGAGACGCAGCAGCAG GTACAGCATGTTCGATGCTCTGGATCTGGAATACGCCCTGCTGAGAGCTGCGGCCCGTGGATCTGTGGGCCCGTATTCCCTATCGGAGTCCCTGCACAAGCTGACCTTCACCCAGAGCCTGGCATTTCCTGCCCTGGCACGCGGTCTCGCCTCCAAACAAAGCATGCCAACCAGAAGACCTCAGCAGCACACCGAAAGCGGGATGAACGCGTTCGCCAAGGTGGTGACCGCGCTGGTGCTGATGCTGGTGAGCGTGCTGGTGTTCGGTGTGGTCTACAAGTTCGCCAAGACGTGA
- the LOC105275630 gene encoding uncharacterized protein LOC105275630 isoform X1, producing MQQKPLRELGQLCLNAGGPNNVVVAEVCNETRGLPLLQVWPSESPRAESNGQAQAFLFPDVQESVNDSGIESIQASPSPCGATCNSPATTPQQSRRASLLHPDHARLQLSYLHHNHHSTGLKSPPSPDRTSVDEDQEDRPPSPTSSTTSSLRSMPSSAIVSMNSQDRRRSSSRYSMFDALDLEYALLRAAARGSVGPYSLSESLHKLTFTQSLAFPALARGLASKQSMPTRRPQQHTESGMNAFAKVVTALVLMLVSVLVFGVVYKFAKT from the exons atgcag CAGAAGCCACTGAGAGAGCTGGGCCAATTGTGCCTCAATGCTGGGGGACCGAACAACGTTGTTGTCGCCGAAGTGTGCAACGAGACGCGCGGCCTTCCTCTTCTTCAAGTATGGCCCAGCGAGTCGCCCAGAGCCGAGAGCAACGGACAGGCTCAAGCCTTTCTGTTCCCAGACGTGCAGGAAAGCGTCAACGACAGCGGCATCGAGTCCATTCAG GCATCGCCGTCGCCATGCGGTGCTACGTGCAACAGTCCGGCGACGACGCCGCAGCAATCGCGACGCGCCAGCCTGCTGCATCCGGATCACGCGCGGCTGCAACTGTCCTACCTTCATCACAACCACCATAGCACTGGATTAAAGAGCCCACCGTCACCGGACAGAACGTCCGTGGACGAGGATCAGGAGGACCGACCACCGAGTCCTACCAGCTCGACCACCAGCAGCCTACGATCGATGCCAAGCTCGGCGATCGTGTCGATGAATTCCCAGGACAGGAGACGCAGCAGCAG CAGGTACAGCATGTTCGATGCTCTGGATCTGGAATACGCCCTGCTGAGAGCTGCGGCCCGTGGATCTGTGGGCCCGTATTCCCTATCGGAGTCCCTGCACAAGCTGACCTTCACCCAGAGCCTGGCATTTCCTGCCCTGGCACGCGGTCTCGCCTCCAAACAAAGCATGCCAACCAGAAGACCTCAGCAGCACACCGAAAGCGGGATGAACGCGTTCGCCAAGGTGGTGACCGCGCTGGTGCTGATGCTGGTGAGCGTGCTGGTGTTCGGTGTGGTCTACAAGTTCGCCAAGACGTGA